The segment cactcgtggtttgtagaattctgtttgtgatggggtctggtggtttccgattgtctgtatgttcatggaaaccttcgggtttgcataacagtttttatagggctaagaaattagctctaaatttctcaaacctgtttgattgcacttcgcttcccgaggtgatcgtagtgttttacggcactcggttacacttttttcaaacttttaaaacttcgaattgtactgatcttgtcttgattaAAAAGGAAtctaagaatgtttgtgtaacaagctgtcaatttattatttcgattttaaaagttaggtctagcgccaaaacgcaccgtccgatttgtctgatcagacaatccgcaaaattaattctttgaaaattgctcggtctttacgtagggcacctaggatgttctcaagcggtggtcgctgtggcggggtggtaagacgtcggcctcttaatcggaaggtcgagggttcgaatcccggccgcggccgcttggtgggttaagtgtggagatttttccgatctcccaggtcaatttatgtgcagacctgctagtggcttatccccctttgtgtgtacacgcaagcacaagaccaagtgcgcacggaaaagatcctgtaatccatgtcagagttcggtgggttatagaaacacgaaaatacgtatggcgtatggctgcccaaatggcagggtaaaaacggtcatacacgtaaaattccactcgtgcaaaaacacgagtgtacgtgggagtttgagcccacgaacgtagaagaagaagaagaaggtgagtgttcaaacgaaagggtgtttgtactctgtgtaaaagcctgacagtatctgtgatggtttacgggaggcgtactgtgcctatAAAGTGGTGCAGAACAACGTGTTTTCTAATGCAAACGCACATGTTAGATTATTTCCGTTTAAAGGCAAACACCCTTcaatttaaacgctcaccgaacgggaacatcctggctgctttccgtcgagagtgagacattttcaaagaatttattttcgtggaccgtctgatctacaatcaggcgcctcgtttcacacttttaaaatctaaataataaattgacagcttgtaacacaaacattctgaaatcataaaatatttcttttttcatcaagacaaaatcagtacaattcgaagtttcgaaagtttaaaaaaaagatagcccggaagcagggtcacgaaaggtcgtgtctcaaagcagacggtttttctgcatagcgctcgctttctttgaagctagccgccgccgacaagttcgtgtgactcgcagccgtttgttgcgttttagaatcagaggtacacaataacgtgctattgcagatacagccagtcgcattgaaatcacaaactgacgactaaattctGACAAAAAGGAaggtggatcacacgggttcacgatggctcaggggttacataaaccacgaaatctggtgtgtggtttacgcgagctaaatagcaattcaaacgaactgtttcatttggtttaaacaattttattcagcaaaattacatataacaaagccgcatacaatcaattaataaatggagcacaacaagtaaagcaactgtttcatttaatgctatcaaatgctattgcaagtgtgttccataagttTAGAAGTGCTTTTTTCATCAGAAGATTTAAATtgttttgtaaaccatttgagacatactggggctttaagaAAATGCAAGCGAAATTGAATACTCGCTTTTTCATCCGAAGCAGTAGAGTTCCTTATAATCTCGACGACGACCTTTCGCTGACAGGAAAGAAATGCATCGTACTCCAAACTATCGTTGGACACAATCCCTTCTCACTTCATGTCACGTCATTTAAGTATGCTCGATTGCTGAAACCGCGAGCAACCAACAAAAGAAATTTCCTGAGAAATGCTGCCACTTGACAATCAGAAATACATTTCTATACGGCTCGCACAGTTCAGTCTGATTTTGAATCAACGGTACATAAACACCAAGACTAAAATTGTATCCAATCTTCACAAAAACgataacaaaatcaaacaacagcaataacgacagcaacagcaacaataataacaacaacaacaacaaacatacaaacaaaccaaaaacacaAGTACAAAAATACAgtagaacctgtctataacgacaaCTCACGGGACCtaaagtggtcgttatagacaggtttggtTGTCGCCATGGAAGAGTGAATTTtacagaaaaacaagtcgcgtaaggcgaaattactacatttagtcaagctgtggaactcacagattgaaactgaacgtagtccgccgctagtgcaaaaggcagtgacagtgacgagcctgtttggcgcagtagcggttgcgctgtgcttcatagcacgctttactgtacctctcttcgttttaactttctgagcgtgctttttatccaaaaatatcatatctatatgtttttggaatcaggaaccgacaaggaataagatgaaatagtttttaaaacgatttcggaaatctaATTTTAATCAgaattgttatatttttcattttcagagcttgtttttaatccgaatataacatatttatatgtttttggaatcagaacatgatgaagaataaaataaaagtaattttggatcgttttattacaaaataattttaattataattttcaggtttttaatgaccaaaatcattaattaacttttaagcctccatgctgaaatgcaataccgaagtccggcctttgtcgaagattgcttggccaaaatttcaatcaatttgattgaaaattgagggtgtgacagtgccgcctcaacttttacaaaaagccggatatgacgtcataaaagacatttatcgaaaaaatgaaaaacccgtctggggatatcatacccaggaactctcatgtcaaatttcataaagatcggtccagtagtagtttactctgaatcgctctacacacacacacgcacaaacacacagacacagacacacagacacacagacacacacacacacaaacacacacacacacgcacacacacacacacacacacacacacacacatacaccacgaccctcgtctcgattccccctctatgttaaaacatttagtcaaaatttgaccaaaattaatgtaaaaagagtCGTCTGGGATGTGATCATTTTGGACAGGAGGTCGCTATCCAGAGATTGTAGCCAGGGCaggttcactgtacacacaaacaagtaatAAAACTAACCAACCAGAGGAAGTAAGGGCTGTAGCCTATATCATTGGCAGGGCCGggctaagggggggggggggggggtgcgggggGTCACCCAGCCAATGTTTTTAAAAGCCGTTGCATATTAATTGTTCAGTCATTAAAATTGCTTCCCCCAAaaaaggggggaaaaaaagataTATTAAGCTATTTCTAAGCTCCGATAGCCCCGTTTGGCTTCTTTGGACCCAAACAATTTcacgggggcatgcccccggacccccttagGAATCTCGGTCGCTTCGCTTATTCATCTGGTCGCTTCAGTCCCTTTACTtagctcccctccccccccccccacccaccctccccctTATAACAAACCAGACGACTCTCTAACAAACTGACTGATCCGGCCCTGCCAAATAGGTCAGAGTAATTAATCAGGCTATGGTTTATTACCTAGCAGCGGAGACAATGCGGAACGTAGGATGAACAAGCGACCCTcaagtgtgtgtggtttttttttttttaatgaagatCGCTTGTTTATTGAATGCTTCAAAGGAGATCGATCAACATcagttgatttgttttgatCAAAATTGAACGAAACAAACACGAACAAAGGGTAAACGATCTTTTTCAGACTGTTCAGAAGCATTCGACATGGGTGTCACAGACCCTGCTTATGACGGCCCTTACGTCATTCAACCTATGACGTCACCACAGCCCTTTCTGGCGTACTGCTACTTCAGCCCGTGGAGCGGGAAAACCCTGGCCCTGTGGCGTCCCACATTGGGGATTCCCGCTAACTGTGCCATCAGCTGGAGCAACCGGGGCTGGGCGGACTATGCAGCAGGGTTTGGATCTGCTGCTAGCAAAAACTTCTTCATCGGTAACTCAAACTCTCACACCATATTTGAAATTCAGAATTAGAcaattgaatgtgtgtgtgtgtgcgtacgtgcgtgtgtgtgtgtttgtttgtttctttgcttaacgcccagccgaccacgaagggccatatcagggcggtgtgtgcgcgtgtgcgtgtgcgtgtgtgtgtgtgtgtgtgtgtgtgtgtgtgcgcgtttgcgtgtgtgtctgtgtctgtgtgtctgtttgtatgtctgtctgtaggtcTGACTGTTTTCCTGTCTGTGTATTTTTATGTTTGAGAGAGACTACGTCTTGTTCATCTGTCTGTCGTCCCGTCAGTGAATATTACACTGGATAATTGCATAGAAGTGGTTTGGTTTCATAGACAGCATTGTTTTGTTTCTACatttgtttgtgtatataacAGTTTTTACGTCCCATTTTAAAGTCTCCTTTCGATTTCAGGTCTAAAAAATCTACGCTTGCTGACCTCCCAAGCGAAGTACACGCTAACGATCTTTCACTTCCACACCAATCACAACAAGCAGGCCCGCGCTCTCTATAGCGACTTTTCCCTCTCGGCAGCGACCTATGATTTCACCTTCACCTCTTTCGCCTCTGACCCCGCCCAGCCCGCAGACGACGGGATGGCAGCCGCCTCTCCAAGGTCGTTTTGCGCCTCGGACAGGTGTGTCAGCGGTTGCTACGCGACCAGGTCAGCTCCCGGCTGGTTCGGCCCTGCCCCAGATTGTCAAGGTtacagtgaccttgaccttgtgaTGACATGGCCGATAACTGGAGAGGATGAGGCGTGTGACGAAGCTGTGTACACTCTGGAAAGAGTTGGTGGCTTTTGAGAACAACGTtgctatgtttgtttgtttgtttgttttgcttaacgcccagccgaccacgaagggccatatcagggcggtgctgctttgacatataacgtgcgccacacacaagacagaagtcgcagcacaggcttcatgtctcacccagtcacattattctgacaccggaccaaccagtcctagcactaaccccataatgccagacgccaggcggagcagccactagattgccaattttaaagtcttaggtatgacccggccggggttcgaacccacgacctcccgatcacggggcggacgccttaccactaggccaaccgtgccggtcgttgCTATGCTCTCAACTTGTTTGAACATAGGTCTGAAGCTGAATTTTGAAGATTACTCACACACTGCATGTCCATGATAAACACACACTCTAAATTGGACAACATAGCTCAGATCATTCACTCTTCAACGAGCATAACTCGCAAAGAATTCCTGTCGCCACAGTAAGACTATGTGTGGGTTTATATATATGTTGCAGCCGATCATTGATGTTTACAATAAATCGAAAGTTatgttaaggccaaaaaaaaaaaattgtctgtttctggtaacatggctaaaaaaaatagggtcggtaggtagggatttttttttttaattttttatttttatttttttttttaccccaaatgtagaccaataaaactaactttaaaaatcgcgcaaagagactggattcactatacatagagacaagacactcaacacatttacaaatcgtcagcggactttcgttttcacacgtttttgttgttcattttctcaccctgtcctttaccaccaaaaaaaaataaaaaaaatttttgagtttgaaaaaaaaaagtttagggtcggcgccgaaatttagggtcggtcgggtgaccagaaacagacaatttttttgggggggggcctaagCAGGTTCGTAATGCTTTGAGTAAATTGGAATCGTTCGACTTTTATGTATCAGGGACAATAACTTTAGTATATTTCTTTTTCCGGTCACCTCCCTTTAGACATATTTAAAGACACATGACCATATGGACAGTGTGTACGTTTTAAATGCTGACAATACATTCTGTAAAATCTGTCGAATGATGCCAGGAAGGATTGAATTTAATCATGTTATCAACAGATATCCTCGCAGGGATATTTGTTTTCAAGGTTAAGTACGGTTCTTTCCTGCCATATTTGGCGATGAAATAACAGGTGTCTGTTCGAATGCAAAATTGTGGCTTAAATCTTGTATACCTTCAACACGGTATGTTCATCTTTTGAAGGGAGTATTGGTTATTTGCTGTGCAACAATGTATGAAGACCTTTTGATTTTGTGGCGTTATTACTTTATGTTAACTAGGTGTGCTAGCAGTAAGTTTTAGAAGGGTAATATTCTTCAGAATATTGTTATATATGTCACTAGGTttacagtttatttttacagaTCAAAACGAAGTTTCATGCATTCTTTAATCTATAATTTATAGATGCCTGAATGAATAATGTGTGACGGCACTGCGTCAGATGCAAATACACTTGGATATCTTGAGTTTGACCTTGAATGAAAGACGTATAGTGTTAAAACGCGTGAATTTGTCGCATTCTGTCCTTAACGACGTCATGTTcggtaaaattaaaactatgaATTCAACAGCGACAGTATTCTAGACCAGCTTACCTGCAATCGTaaagctctctctgtctctctctctctttctctctctctctctttctctctctctctctctctccctctccctctctctttcctctctctctctctcttcctctctctctctctctctctctctctctctctctctctctctctctctctctctctctctctctctctctctaactgtaTGCATATCTCTCGTTATAACGAAGAAGACTTGAGAGCCTTTACTGATTGACCTTCAACTTCTTATCTCATCAACGCTGGATACACTGCCATCACCACCTCCTCCACCACTACAACCACCATCACCGCTTAAGGCAACAAAGGTAACACGAACCACAACAATAAACCGTCTTCCGATACCGGAAAACAAGGAAACTGCCAAAAACCAGGAAAAAGTTGACACAAAAAGACAAGGAAATGTGCCACTCCAAAACATAAAGCACAAAACATGCTAACGTTTCAAActcaagaataagaaagaaaacaagaggcgaagccttcaaggctcacgtaagaaatagacaaacagtaacacaaactcaatcactccgtcacacatacacacccacacacacagtaagcttaggtgacactgtgcaagaaagcgagacaccagatctagatctgtctgtgtctgcatgtagcctacttacagggacacgacctgccaaatagtctcggcccgctcaaaataacaatgaccgagaccacacacaccacgcgagagagaaagactacagggaggcatgccgtcatgatgcattaattgacgtcaaacacttttgaccgtgacgtaatcttatgcgagctttatccatagtcttggataaccactcacacatagactcggaaatgttaaagtttctaccacagacatacacacacacgcacgcacacacacacacacacacacacacgcacaaacgcacagacagacaaagttacgatcgcataggctacacttcgtgagccaacaagaatggtaagttaATGGACTATTTAATATAACAGTAAACATTCATTTAACTTTTGCTACATTACAATAATATTTATTGTCTACCATTTAATATAACAGTAAACATTCATTTAACTTTTGCTACATTACAATAAGATTTATTGTCTACCATTTAATATAACAGTAAACATTCATTTAACTTTTGCTACATTACAATAAGATTTATTGTCTACCATTTAATATAACAGTAAACATTCATTAAACTTTTGCTACATTACAATAAGATTTATTGTCTACCATTTAATATAACAGTAAACATTCATTTAACTTTTGCTACATTACAATAATATTTATTGTCTACCATTTAATATAACAGTGAACATTCATTTAACTTTTGCTACATTACAATAAGATTTATTGTCTACCATTTAATATAACAGTAAACATTCATTTAACGTTTGCTACATTACAATAGGATTTATTGTCTACTATTTAATTAAACAGTGAACATTCATTGAACTTTTGCTACATTACAATAAGATTTATTGTCTACCATTTAATATAACAGTGAACATTCATTTAACTTTTGCTACATTACAATAAGATTTATTGTCTACCATTTAATATAACAGTAAACATTCATTTAACTTTTGCTACATTACAATAAGATTTATTGTCTACCATTTAATATAACAGTAAACATTCATTAAACTTTTGCTACATTACTGTACGATTTATTGTCTACCATTTAATATAACAGTAAACATTCATTTAACGTTTGCTACATTACAATAAGATTTATTGTCTACCATTTAATATAACAGTAAACATTCATTTAACTTTTGCTACATTACAATAAGATTTATTGTCTACCATTTAATATAACAGTAAACATTCATTAAACTTTTGCTACATTACAATAGGATTTATTGTCTACTATTTAATATAACAGTAAACATTCATTTAACTTTTGCTACATTACAATACGATTTATTGTCTACTATTCAATATAACAGTAAACAACAATTTAACTGTTGCTACATTACAATAAGATGTGTTGTCTACCATTTAATATAACAGTAAACATTCATTTAACTTTTGCTACATTACAATAAGATGTATTGTCTACCATTTAATATAACGGTAAACATTCATTTAACTTTTGCTACATTACAATAAGATTTATTGTCTACCATTTAATATAACAGTAAACATTCATTAAACTTTTGCTACATTACAATAGGATTTATTGTCTACTATTTAATATAACAGTAAACATTCATTTAACTTTTGCTACATTACAATAAGATTTATTGTCTACTATTTAATATAACAGTAAACATTCATTAAACTTTTGCTACATTACTGTACGATTTATTGTCTACCATTTAATATAACAGTAAACATTCATTTAACTTTTGCTACATTACAATAATATTTATTGTCTACCATTTAATATAACAGTAAACATTCATTTAACGTTTGCTACATTACTGTACGATTTATTGTGATGTCTACCATTTAATATAACAGTAAACATTCATTTAACGTTTGCTACATTACAATAAGATTTATTGTCTACCATTTAATATAACAGTAAACATTCATTTAACTTTTGCTACATTACAATAAGATTTATTGTCTACCATTTAATATAACAATAAACATTCATTTAACTTTTGCTACATTACAATAAGATGTGTTGTCTACCATTTAATATAACAGTAAACAATTATTAAACTTTTCCTAAATTACAATAAGCTGCATTGTCTACCATTTGGTAACTTAAGACGTTCTGATATGCATGAATGCTTATAAGATCCACAGTGTATACGATTGCTCTTTCAGACAACGTTTACCTTTTCTTGTTGTCCTGTTTTTAATTGTAACTTTTATTCCAACATCGACATTTATAAATATGTGTTTTTCTTTATCTCTGTGTTAACCGCATTATAGAAGTTTTGAAAATGACACCATCATTCGCTTCATTTTTTTCCTGGACAGATCGGCTGTGGCTGACATAATGGGTTACATTACAaggaagttttttttattttttaaatccaTTCAGCGAAATCGTTTATGGTTATCCCTGCACTGCTCAAATATCAAAGATAGGGTAATGATATAAGGTGGCATCGACTGCACTGCAGCAAACTTCAAAGCAAACTTTACATCGGAGTGAAATAGACACACATGTGCAAAAGTTATTTGTTAAGGACGAAATATATCATCTGTGCTATGACTGTGCTATCACAAACAAAGCAAGGACCAAAGAACAAAATGAGCAAAAAGCAATTAAGTAAAGCCATCGCAGTTCTTGTGAAATCCATAGATTATGGCAGACAAAACTTAACAGAGTGAGAAAACCCTGCTGGACAAATTAATCCCAATGATACGTAATATACATTTGAAAATGAGGACGCAATCAGAGTAACAAAATAAAATGGattacagaaaaaaataaacaattaGAACTATTGCACATTTAAATAAAAGCAAAGTTCGAAAATCGTAATAAACTTGTGCAATGTCTTCATGGACTGCTTTGAAGAAAACAATGTGTGTTGAAGTTTCTACGTCTGTACAACGCCGCTACCGTCTACACAGCAaccccctccctttcccacGGGAAAAGGTTCTGTCTCGTTTCATTTGGCATGAGGCTAAGAAGAGACGACTTCTTAGTGTCGAATCGTGCACATGCTTACCGTCAGTATGTGACTATTCATGTTATCAATTTACAACCATGAATGTGTCGCAACTTGTAAGTAGCAAGCTTAGGAAGCTTGCAGATATTATGAACACATGTATAAGGAGCACACGTTGTTTTGTGTTGCAACGACGTCGGGATCCTCCAGCGCCAGACGAAGACGTCCCCAGAAGGCCTGTGTGGCGTCCTGTCCTTCCTCCCACTCGATGTAGGTGGTAGTCCGAAGCACTGCCAACATGGCGCCCGACATGTCACGTGACCGCGTCTCCTGCAGCGCCACCAGCACCATGACGTCATCACGCTCCATGACGACACTCTGACACAACTTGAGCTCGAACTGACACCACTCGCTGCGTGCAAAGTGCGGCGAGAAGACCAGCACAACTCGCTCGCTTTCGCTGACGCAGTCGGCGATGTTGTCCACGATGTGTTTGCCGGGCCGGAAGTCCCGCTGATGCAGACACAGGATCAGCCCCCACCTGCCCTCTGTCACGGGCAGTAACTCTTGCAGCACCCAGCGCGCGTCCTCCTCCGCGTACGACACGAACACGTCGTACTTGTAACGCCAGCTTCGTCGCCCTCGTTTACTGTTATGGAACACTTGGTACAGCCACAGGCGCATGTGCCAGCGGAAGCGGAAGAGGATggtgaagaggaggaggaagaagaggaggacaCAGGTCACGGCAATGGTGAAGGCGACAGCGTCAGAACCCAGCAGGCACGCCTGGAAGTGAAAGTTTCAATTGTGATctagggatggccaaatctcaacattttaactcgccaaccgggcgagtaacttcaagaaagtcactagcccgcaaGAAATTTCGCTGGCCCGGTATAGTCTATTCGAGGGACCAATATAGGACGTTTTaaattatttaaaaataaagaaatgataTTTTGGTATGTATTTAAGAACAAAGGCTGTTATGGGCGAGTAGTACTATTTTGTGTTAAAAGTAATTGTTTCTATCTGTTGTGGTAAGCCCTGTACACGTGAAATTGACCGAAAGTGAAAGAAAAATCATCAAATGTTTACCCCAAAAGAGCCTCAccctctagagagagagagagagagagagagagagagagagagagagagagagagagagagagagagagaggtgtgcaAATCGAGCAATTGTTCAGAATGATAATTAAACTAGTCTGATTTAAATAACCTCATTGTGCATTAACGCtctgcgtttgtttgtttgtttgtgtgtgtgtgtgtgtgtgtgtgtgtgtgtgtgtgtgtgtgtgtgtgtgtgtgtgtgtcggtggtatttaaagtttaaaaaaaatcaaaacatgactaaatgtaacaagtcgcgtaaggcgaaattactacatttagtcaagctgtggaactcacagaatgaaactgaacgtagtccgccgctagtgcaaaaggcagtgaaagtgacgagcctgtttggcgcggtagcggttgcgctgtgcttcatagcacgctttactgtacctctcttcgttttaagtttctgagcgtgtttttaatccaaacatatcatatctatatgtttatggaatcaggaaccgacaacaAATAAGAtgatattgtttttaaatcgatttcggaaatttaattttgatcataatttttatatttttaattttcagagcttgtttttaatccaaatataacatatctatatgtttttggaatcagaacatgataaagaataagatgaatcgtttaataaaatgatttggatcgttttattaaaaaaaaatttgtttacaattttcagatttttaatgaccaaagtcattaattaatttttaagccaccaagctgaaatgcaataccgaagtccggccttcgtcgaaaattgcttggccaacaagtcaatcaatttgattaaaaaatgagggtgtgacagtgctgcctcaacttttacaaaaagccggatatgacgtcatcaaagacatttatcgaaaaaaagaaaaaaatgtccggggatatcattcccaggaactctcatgtaaaatttcataaagattggtctagtagtttagtctgaatcgctctacacacacacagacacacacacacacacacacacagacacacacacacacacacacacacacacacacacacacacacacacacacacacacacacatacaccacaccctcgtctcgattcccccctctacgttaaaaaatttagtcaaaacttgactaaatgtaaaaacgaccaCCTGAATGACAGTACAATTGTTGTCTCAAGGAATGCAGTGTTGGGTTAGTTACTTTACTTGCAAGCATGCAGCAATGCACGTGTGAATCGTCGCAACACTGTTCATTTCATCAGAACACTTAAGCTAATTGGGTagtggagggggggtgggggtggtggggggtgttGTCTGCACTTTGAAAGCGCCCCCTATTGGCTACTGAGAAGTTCATTGGACAGAATCTGACCGAGGAAAGCAATTTTACAGAATTGGTGTGAAAAACGTGCTCACGCGGCACACCTGGCTGGCTTAGGAGGTCAGCGTTATGCGTCACTGAGGCTCCTCCGGGGTTGGTATTTACACATTTTGGGTCACATCGCTTACAATTTTACCTGGGTACAACAAAAACTATTGGCAGTAGTGCTTAACCCTTTTAATAGTACTACTCGTCCTTAACAACTTGTATTCTTGGACATTATGCAAAACTTGATTAGATCTTTTTAAAATAATTTAAAACGTCCTCTCCTGGTCAGACTATACATACCCCACAACAAATTATGAGTGTTAGATTTCTTTACACTATTAAAACAGCGGTGAAACGCACAGGATCATGTTTCACTAGATCATGGGGATGCTGTTCCAGACGACAGAAGTtcctgcatctgcagtgtttatatggctttaaaa is part of the Littorina saxatilis isolate snail1 linkage group LG15, US_GU_Lsax_2.0, whole genome shotgun sequence genome and harbors:
- the LOC138948758 gene encoding microfibril-associated glycoprotein 4-like, which codes for MGVTDPAYDGPYVIQPMTSPQPFLAYCYFSPWSGKTLALWRPTLGIPANCAISWSNRGWADYAAGFGSAASKNFFIGLKNLRLLTSQAKYTLTIFHFHTNHNKQARALYSDFSLSAATYDFTFTSFASDPAQPADDGMAAASPRSFCASDRCVSGCYATRSAPGWFGPAPDCQGYSDLDLVMTWPITGEDEACDEAVYTLERVGGF